One Mycolicibacterium parafortuitum DNA segment encodes these proteins:
- a CDS encoding FAD-dependent oxidoreductase, whose translation MTGRRVVIAGLGDVGVLTAIRLARHVDVTGISTNPGLVSGQELGWRLARPDDWARHNWIPFSRFRGLDRARTVHGTLTGVDTGARTVSVTRADGTATEVPYDVLVIATGVSNGFWRRAALQTPDQVGRSLRDPHEKLSAATSVAVVGGGAAAVSSAAQIATAWPGKQVALYFPGERALAGHHPRTWQKVRSRLLAAGVRLQPGHRAALEPGFTGEELTAGPVRWSTGQPPAAADVVLWAVGKVRPNTGWLPAELLDEDGFVRVTPQLQVPGHPEIFAVGDVAATDPLRSSARNRADGLLARNICAYFAGEPLRKYRPPTRRWGSVLGIQPDGLEVFAPNGTAFRFPAWAFERVLMPWIVRRGIYRGVRQENT comes from the coding sequence GTGACGGGGCGCCGTGTCGTGATCGCCGGCCTCGGCGACGTCGGAGTGCTCACCGCGATCAGGCTCGCCAGACACGTTGACGTGACTGGGATCTCGACGAATCCTGGCCTGGTCAGCGGGCAGGAGCTGGGCTGGCGACTGGCCCGCCCCGACGACTGGGCCCGGCACAACTGGATCCCGTTCTCCCGCTTCCGTGGGCTCGACCGGGCCCGCACCGTGCACGGCACGCTGACCGGGGTGGACACCGGCGCTCGTACCGTCTCGGTGACCCGCGCCGACGGCACCGCCACCGAGGTGCCCTACGACGTGCTGGTGATCGCGACCGGCGTCAGCAACGGGTTCTGGCGCCGGGCCGCGCTGCAGACGCCGGATCAGGTCGGCCGGTCCCTGCGTGACCCGCACGAGAAGCTCTCCGCCGCAACATCTGTGGCAGTGGTTGGTGGTGGCGCGGCGGCGGTCAGCAGCGCCGCGCAGATCGCGACGGCATGGCCTGGTAAACAGGTCGCGCTGTACTTCCCCGGCGAGCGCGCGCTGGCCGGGCACCACCCGCGCACGTGGCAGAAGGTCCGGTCCCGGCTGCTCGCCGCCGGGGTGCGTCTGCAGCCCGGCCACCGCGCCGCGCTGGAACCGGGATTCACCGGTGAGGAGCTGACCGCGGGACCGGTGCGGTGGAGCACCGGCCAACCGCCCGCCGCCGCCGACGTGGTGCTGTGGGCCGTCGGCAAGGTGCGGCCCAACACCGGCTGGCTGCCCGCCGAGCTGCTCGACGAGGACGGCTTCGTCCGCGTGACCCCGCAGCTGCAGGTGCCCGGGCACCCCGAGATCTTCGCCGTCGGCGACGTCGCGGCGACCGACCCGCTGCGCAGCTCTGCGCGCAACCGCGCCGACGGTCTGTTGGCCCGCAACATCTGCGCGTACTTCGCAGGCGAGCCGCTGCGGAAATACCGTCCCCCGACCCGGCGTTGGGGTTCGGTGTTGGGTATCCAGCCCGACGGGCTGGAGGTGTTCGCGCCGAACGGCACGGCGTTCCGGTTCCCGGCCTGGGCGTTCGAGCGGGTGCTGATGCCGTGGATCGTGCGCCGGGGCATCTATCGCGGTGTGCGACAGGAGAACACATGA
- a CDS encoding PPOX class F420-dependent oxidoreductase, with translation MSFDPHELLASARLGVLATIKSSGIPQLSPVTPFYDRGAGVIYVSMTDGRAKTANLRRDPRAALEVTSADGWAWVTAEGPVTLTGPGTDPHGPEVQALVDYYRSAAGEHPDWDEYRSVMVSDRRVLMAMTVEKVYGEKLR, from the coding sequence ATGAGTTTCGACCCCCACGAACTGCTCGCGTCCGCGCGCCTCGGCGTGCTGGCCACCATCAAGTCCAGCGGGATCCCGCAACTGTCCCCGGTGACGCCGTTCTACGACCGCGGCGCCGGGGTCATCTACGTGTCGATGACCGACGGGCGCGCCAAGACCGCGAACCTGCGCCGGGATCCCCGCGCCGCGCTCGAGGTCACCAGCGCCGACGGTTGGGCGTGGGTCACCGCGGAGGGACCGGTGACGTTGACCGGCCCCGGCACCGACCCGCACGGTCCCGAGGTGCAGGCGCTGGTGGACTACTACCGCAGCGCCGCGGGCGAGCACCCCGACTGGGACGAGTACCGCTCGGTGATGGTGTCGGACCGCCGCGTGCTGATGGCGATGACGGTCGAGAAGGTCTACGGCGAGAAGTTGCGCTGA
- a CDS encoding isochorismatase family protein yields the protein MNIHRSDTAVVFIDPQNDVLSPTGINWAATGASVTENGTVAHMLDIFRAAKEAQFGMFISPHYFYPTDHRWLFNGALETDELRTGTFDRSGPLNLDGLPGSGADWLEEFRPYIEDPDTVVVSPHKVFGPQTNDLVLQLRKRRIGKVLLGGMLANMCVESHLRDLLEQGFEVYIVRDAIAGPRHPEWGDGYAAALVNYAFLAHGVVWTEDIVAEMLR from the coding sequence ATGAACATCCACCGAAGCGACACCGCCGTCGTGTTCATCGACCCGCAGAACGACGTGCTCAGCCCGACCGGCATCAACTGGGCGGCCACCGGTGCCAGCGTCACCGAGAACGGCACCGTCGCGCACATGCTCGACATCTTCCGGGCCGCCAAGGAAGCGCAGTTCGGGATGTTCATCTCGCCGCACTACTTCTATCCCACCGATCATCGCTGGCTGTTCAACGGCGCCTTGGAAACCGACGAGTTACGCACCGGAACCTTCGACCGCTCCGGACCGCTGAACCTCGACGGACTGCCCGGATCCGGTGCGGACTGGCTCGAAGAGTTCAGGCCCTACATCGAGGACCCGGACACGGTCGTCGTCAGCCCGCACAAGGTCTTCGGTCCGCAGACCAACGACCTCGTCCTGCAGTTGCGCAAACGTCGGATCGGCAAAGTCCTCCTCGGGGGCATGCTGGCCAACATGTGCGTGGAATCGCACCTTCGCGATCTGCTGGAACAGGGTTTCGAGGTCTACATCGTGCGTGACGCCATCGCCGGGCCCCGCCATCCCGAGTGGGGAGACGGCTATGCGGCCGCGCTGGTCAACTACGCGTTCCTCGCCCACGGCGTGGTGTGGACCGAGGATATCGTCGCAGAGATGCTGAGATGA